Proteins from one Bradyrhizobium roseum genomic window:
- the map gene encoding type I methionyl aminopeptidase → MSYIEASDTSLRKTGQIKLHGPSGFAGMRKAGALVAKCLDELTDIVKVGVPTAQIDEFVRDFAFSHGAYPATLMYRGYRYSTCTSINHVVCHGMPGDRALKEGDIVNIDVTFIVDGWYGDSSRMYVIGPIARKAERLIEVTYEAMMRGIAAVKPGATTGDIGHAIQSFVEPQGMSVVRDFCGHGLGRMFHDEPNIIHIGRPGEGVMLKPGMFFTIEPMINLGKPHVKILADGWTAVTRDRSLSAQFEHSVGVTATGVEIFTLSQRNGEKPLTAA, encoded by the coding sequence ATGAGCTATATTGAAGCGTCAGATACTTCCCTGCGAAAGACCGGCCAGATCAAGCTGCACGGCCCGAGCGGGTTCGCCGGCATGCGCAAGGCCGGCGCGCTGGTCGCAAAATGCCTCGACGAGCTCACCGACATCGTCAAGGTGGGCGTCCCGACCGCACAGATCGACGAATTCGTCCGCGACTTCGCCTTCAGCCACGGCGCCTATCCGGCGACGCTGATGTATCGCGGCTACCGCTACTCGACCTGCACCTCGATCAACCACGTGGTCTGCCATGGCATGCCCGGCGACCGCGCGCTGAAGGAAGGCGACATCGTCAATATCGACGTCACCTTCATCGTCGACGGCTGGTACGGCGATTCCAGCCGGATGTATGTGATCGGCCCGATCGCGCGCAAGGCCGAGCGGCTGATCGAGGTCACCTATGAAGCCATGATGCGCGGCATCGCCGCGGTGAAGCCGGGCGCCACCACCGGCGACATCGGCCACGCCATCCAGAGCTTTGTCGAGCCGCAGGGCATGAGCGTGGTGCGCGATTTCTGCGGCCATGGGCTGGGGCGCATGTTCCACGACGAGCCGAACATCATTCATATCGGCCGGCCCGGCGAAGGCGTGATGCTGAAGCCCGGCATGTTCTTCACCATCGAACCGATGATCAATCTCGGCAAGCCGCATGTGAAAATCCTGGCCGACGGCTGGACCGCGGTCACGCGCGACCGTTCGCTGTCGGCGCAGTTCGAGCATTCGGTCGGCGTGACCGCGACCGGCGTCGAAATCTTCACGCTGTCGCAACGCAACGGCGAGAAGCCGCTGACGGCGGCGTAA
- a CDS encoding SMP-30/gluconolactonase/LRE family protein, whose protein sequence is MTMAGRDLQARLIASFLIALATCFAGPGGAAEETLFVSKRITPPGEYTAGIEGPAVDAAGHLYVVNFQQSGTIGKLAAGAAQSQLFTSLPSGSIGNGIRFDRQGRMYIADFRKHNVWVIEPGETTPKVYFHSDRFNQPNDLAIAADGTLYASDPHFAAPAGGQIWRITRGADGKSQGEVMASPRRLGVTNGLDLSPDGATLYVSESNSRQVWAYRLDGSKLLEPRLVRTFADFEVDGLRTDVDGRIYLARLSAGKIAVIGADGSLQREVPVSGKQPTNLTFGGPDGKTVFVTQKEGRFIEAFRVDRPGREPCLHASGMC, encoded by the coding sequence ATGACAATGGCCGGACGGGACTTGCAAGCGCGGCTGATCGCGTCCTTTCTCATCGCGCTGGCGACCTGCTTCGCAGGGCCGGGCGGCGCGGCCGAGGAAACCTTGTTCGTCAGCAAGCGGATCACGCCGCCGGGCGAGTATACGGCTGGCATCGAAGGCCCCGCGGTCGACGCGGCAGGCCATCTCTACGTCGTCAATTTTCAACAGAGCGGCACCATCGGCAAGCTGGCGGCCGGCGCGGCGCAGTCCCAGCTCTTCACGTCGCTGCCTTCAGGCAGCATCGGCAACGGCATTCGTTTCGACCGGCAGGGCCGGATGTACATCGCCGATTTCAGGAAGCACAATGTTTGGGTCATCGAACCCGGCGAGACCACGCCAAAAGTCTATTTTCATTCCGACCGGTTCAACCAGCCGAACGATTTGGCGATCGCGGCCGACGGCACGCTCTATGCCAGCGACCCGCACTTTGCCGCGCCTGCGGGCGGCCAGATCTGGCGCATCACCCGCGGCGCGGACGGCAAGAGCCAGGGCGAAGTCATGGCCAGCCCGCGGCGACTCGGCGTCACCAACGGGCTCGACCTCAGCCCGGACGGCGCCACGCTTTACGTCAGCGAATCGAATTCGCGTCAGGTGTGGGCCTATCGCCTCGACGGCAGCAAGCTGCTCGAACCGCGGCTGGTGCGGACATTTGCGGATTTCGAAGTCGACGGCCTGCGCACCGACGTGGACGGCCGGATCTATCTCGCGCGGTTGTCGGCCGGCAAGATCGCCGTGATCGGCGCCGATGGATCGCTGCAGCGCGAGGTGCCGGTGAGCGGCAAGCAGCCGACCAACCTCACCTTCGGCGGCCCGGACGGCAAAACCGTCTTCGTGACTCAGAAGGAAGGCCGCTTCATCGAAGCGTTTCGCGTCGACCGTCCCGGCCGCGAGCCATGCCTGCACGCATCAGGCATGTGCTGA
- a CDS encoding MBL fold metallo-hydrolase has protein sequence MFEISRRDLVLGSTGAALVFGLNGPVSFIGAAQAQKAADSLKYKVGDIEAFSLHEGSIERQVTEGMVKNVGLDDVKKALTASGIGPDKIQNPFTVTAVRTGGKVILFDTGFGGNGPASVGKLAENMKAAGLDPATVSAVVISHFHPDHVSGLWVKETNEQVFPNAEIMMPEVEFKFATDPALVEKVPEANRPFIKRIQSTFPTWKNIKQYSDGADIAPGVKAIATPGHTVGHMSFLVASGGQQLFIQGDVTGIYQLFVRNPGWFSGFDADGPKAEATRRAFFDRVIAEKGMIAGYHFGFPNVGTLSKDGNGYAFAAVKA, from the coding sequence ATGTTCGAGATTTCACGTCGCGATCTGGTCCTCGGGAGCACCGGGGCGGCGCTGGTTTTCGGGCTGAATGGACCGGTTTCGTTCATCGGCGCGGCGCAGGCGCAGAAGGCGGCCGACAGCCTCAAGTACAAGGTCGGCGATATCGAAGCCTTCAGCCTGCATGAAGGCAGCATCGAGCGTCAGGTCACCGAAGGCATGGTGAAGAATGTCGGCCTCGACGACGTCAAGAAGGCGCTGACGGCGAGCGGCATCGGCCCCGACAAGATCCAGAATCCCTTCACCGTCACGGCGGTCCGGACCGGCGGCAAGGTCATCCTGTTCGACACAGGGTTTGGCGGCAACGGCCCGGCGTCGGTCGGAAAGCTCGCCGAGAACATGAAGGCGGCGGGTCTCGATCCGGCAACGGTTTCCGCCGTCGTGATCTCGCACTTCCATCCCGATCACGTCTCGGGCCTGTGGGTCAAGGAAACCAACGAACAGGTATTCCCGAACGCGGAAATCATGATGCCCGAGGTGGAGTTCAAGTTCGCGACCGATCCGGCGCTGGTGGAGAAAGTGCCGGAAGCCAATCGGCCCTTCATCAAGCGGATCCAGTCGACCTTCCCGACCTGGAAGAACATCAAGCAGTACAGCGACGGCGCCGACATCGCGCCGGGCGTAAAGGCGATCGCCACGCCAGGCCATACGGTCGGACATATGTCGTTCCTCGTCGCCTCGGGCGGACAGCAATTGTTCATTCAGGGCGACGTCACCGGCATCTACCAGCTGTTCGTCAGGAATCCCGGCTGGTTCTCCGGCTTCGATGCCGACGGGCCGAAGGCGGAGGCTACGCGCCGCGCCTTCTTCGATCGCGTCATCGCCGAGAAGGGCATGATTGCGGGCTATCATTTCGGCTTCCCGAATGTCGGTACGCTCTCGAAGGACGGCAACGGCTATGCATTCGCGGCCGTGAAGGCCTGA
- the radC gene encoding RadC family protein, protein MPPKTAPPPDQPAETPHYHGHRERLRERFYSAGPETLSDYELLEMALFPALPRRDTKPLAKALLREFGSFAEVVHAPVARLREVDGIGEASINQIKLLAAAASRVAKGEIRRKIALSSWNDVIDYCRSGMAFAEKEQLRLLFLDKRNQLIADEIQQTGTIDHTPVYPREVIKRALELSATALVLVHNHPSGDPTPSQADIQMTKAIVQIATPLGIAVHDHIIVGKNGHASLKGLKLI, encoded by the coding sequence ATGCCGCCCAAAACAGCCCCTCCCCCGGATCAGCCCGCCGAAACGCCGCATTATCACGGCCATCGCGAGCGGCTGCGCGAACGCTTCTATTCGGCCGGGCCGGAAACGCTGAGCGATTACGAACTGCTGGAGATGGCGCTATTCCCGGCGCTGCCCCGGCGCGACACCAAACCGCTGGCGAAAGCGCTGTTGAGGGAATTCGGCTCGTTCGCCGAAGTGGTTCACGCCCCGGTCGCGCGGCTGCGCGAGGTCGACGGCATCGGCGAGGCCTCGATCAACCAGATCAAATTGCTCGCCGCTGCCGCCAGCCGGGTGGCGAAGGGCGAGATCAGGCGCAAGATCGCGCTGTCGTCCTGGAACGATGTCATCGACTATTGCCGGTCCGGCATGGCCTTCGCCGAAAAGGAGCAGCTTCGCCTGCTGTTCCTCGACAAGCGCAACCAGCTGATCGCGGATGAAATCCAGCAGACCGGCACCATCGACCATACGCCGGTTTATCCACGCGAAGTGATCAAGCGCGCGCTCGAGCTATCGGCGACCGCGCTGGTCCTGGTGCACAACCATCCAAGCGGCGATCCGACGCCGTCGCAGGCCGATATCCAGATGACGAAAGCGATCGTCCAGATCGCCACCCCGCTCGGCATTGCCGTGCACGACCACATCATCGTCGGCAAGAACGGGCATGCGAGTTTGAAGGGGCTGAAGCTGATTTAG
- a CDS encoding GNAT family N-acetyltransferase: protein MSAEIAIRPFREEDAPHVRELFILVNRLLSPPHMRDAFEDYIARSLTEEMDRVAAYYGQRGGSFWVARREEKVVGMFGLEPAAPDAMELRRMYVDPSARRSGIGQLMLRFAEAECRRLDMRRLELSTSELQPAALELCRHAGYRLLSEAVAEQASNKTLGGGIRRYYFEKTL from the coding sequence TTGAGCGCCGAAATAGCCATCCGGCCGTTCCGGGAGGAAGACGCGCCTCATGTCCGCGAACTATTCATCCTCGTCAACCGACTGCTATCGCCGCCGCATATGCGCGATGCCTTCGAAGATTACATCGCCCGGTCATTGACCGAGGAAATGGATCGCGTCGCGGCCTACTATGGACAGCGAGGCGGCAGTTTTTGGGTCGCCCGCAGGGAAGAGAAGGTCGTCGGCATGTTCGGCCTTGAACCCGCAGCGCCTGACGCCATGGAGTTGCGTCGCATGTATGTCGACCCGTCCGCCCGACGCAGCGGGATCGGCCAGTTGATGCTGCGATTTGCTGAAGCTGAGTGCCGTCGGCTTGACATGCGAAGGCTTGAATTGAGCACGTCTGAACTACAGCCGGCCGCGCTCGAACTGTGCAGGCACGCGGGATATCGGTTGCTGAGCGAGGCCGTCGCCGAGCAGGCGAGCAACAAGACGCTGGGAGGCGGCATTCGTCGATACTACTTCGAAAAGACCCTATAG
- a CDS encoding putative quinol monooxygenase, translating into MAATDNTNPNLVVTAFWEVNSGEEGAVAELLKDFLPKAQGEPGVKEFQIHQNISKPQEFFFYEVFAGEAAFADHQQTDHFKNIIVGQAIPKLAKRERQQFRFI; encoded by the coding sequence ATGGCCGCCACGGACAACACAAACCCGAACCTGGTCGTCACTGCCTTCTGGGAGGTCAACTCCGGGGAGGAAGGCGCGGTCGCGGAGCTTCTGAAGGACTTTCTTCCAAAGGCGCAAGGCGAGCCCGGCGTGAAGGAATTCCAGATTCACCAGAACATATCCAAGCCGCAGGAATTCTTCTTCTACGAGGTATTCGCGGGCGAAGCGGCCTTTGCCGATCACCAGCAGACCGACCACTTCAAGAACATCATCGTCGGTCAGGCAATCCCGAAACTCGCCAAACGCGAGCGGCAGCAGTTCCGCTTCATCTGA
- a CDS encoding carbohydrate porin — translation MGKLRLSVYALAAIAMTGPAMAETEVVDGIPPVSIATSMPDNGDPAGARKWLAQHGITYGLVYTGEALRNASGGIRRGSLYQGKLEAFTAIDFGKLAGWQGLSFFGNAFQIHRTSGMRAEHFNSLITISNIEAVPSTRLSELWLEQKLFDDRFGFRFGQLAADAEFFISDYSRMFLSSDWPTITGANLPSGGPAYPLATPGVRWRFDPDKHWSALVAVFNGDPGEQGTVNTTGTNFRINDPPLLMGELQFRHNQGKDDSGLAGIYRLGAWHHFGEFHDHRFGTDGLALADPLSNGIARRIRGNSGIYGVIDQQIYRPANGGPDSGIGIFSRISASPSDSSHINFFFDGGIVFSGMIPGRPNDRFGASFIRANIANNVRAFDRDVIAHSGIAQPVRSNELTIELSYQAQIKPGWTLQPTFEYVTRPGGHISDPDRPERPIKSGAIFGVRTTIAY, via the coding sequence GTGGGGAAGTTGAGGCTGAGTGTTTACGCCCTTGCGGCGATCGCGATGACCGGGCCGGCGATGGCGGAAACGGAGGTTGTCGATGGCATTCCGCCGGTGTCGATTGCGACCAGCATGCCCGACAACGGCGACCCGGCCGGCGCTCGGAAATGGCTCGCGCAGCACGGCATCACCTACGGGCTGGTCTACACCGGCGAAGCGCTCCGCAACGCGTCGGGCGGTATCCGTCGCGGCAGCCTGTACCAAGGCAAGCTCGAAGCGTTCACCGCCATCGATTTCGGGAAGCTCGCCGGATGGCAGGGCCTGAGCTTCTTCGGCAATGCCTTCCAGATTCATCGCACCTCCGGGATGCGCGCCGAGCATTTCAACAGCCTGATCACGATCAGCAACATCGAGGCCGTGCCTTCGACGCGCCTTTCCGAACTGTGGCTCGAGCAGAAGCTGTTCGACGACCGGTTCGGCTTTCGCTTCGGCCAGCTTGCCGCCGATGCGGAGTTCTTCATCAGCGACTACAGCCGGATGTTCCTGAGCAGCGACTGGCCGACGATTACCGGCGCGAATCTGCCCAGCGGCGGCCCGGCCTATCCGCTCGCGACGCCGGGCGTCCGCTGGCGGTTCGATCCCGACAAGCACTGGTCGGCGCTCGTCGCCGTGTTCAACGGCGATCCCGGGGAGCAGGGAACGGTCAACACGACAGGCACCAATTTCAGGATCAACGATCCGCCGTTGCTGATGGGAGAGCTTCAGTTCCGGCACAATCAGGGAAAGGATGACAGCGGGCTGGCCGGAATCTACCGGCTGGGCGCATGGCATCATTTTGGAGAATTCCACGATCACAGGTTCGGCACGGATGGCCTCGCGCTTGCCGACCCCCTCAGCAACGGCATCGCGCGCCGGATCCGCGGCAACAGCGGCATCTACGGTGTCATCGATCAGCAGATCTATCGTCCAGCGAATGGCGGCCCCGACAGCGGTATCGGCATTTTCAGCCGCATTTCAGCCAGCCCCTCCGACAGCAGCCACATCAATTTCTTCTTCGACGGCGGCATTGTCTTCTCCGGCATGATCCCGGGCCGCCCCAACGACAGGTTCGGCGCCAGCTTCATCCGTGCCAACATTGCGAACAACGTACGGGCGTTCGATCGCGACGTGATTGCCCATTCCGGGATCGCGCAGCCGGTTCGCAGCAATGAGTTGACCATCGAGCTGAGCTACCAGGCGCAGATCAAACCCGGCTGGACCCTGCAACCGACCTTCGAATATGTGACCCGTCCCGGCGGCCACATATCCGATCCCGACAGGCCGGAGCGGCCGATCAAGAGCGGTGCGATATTCGGCGTGCGGACGACGATTGCCTATTGA
- a CDS encoding metal ABC transporter substrate-binding protein, which translates to MFDRGRRAVLTTAAGAALLGLMTQAAFAQAKFKAVTTFTVIADMARNVAGDAATVESITKPDAEIHNYQPTPGDILKAQEANLVLWNGLNLELWFERFFQRLKGVPGVVVSQGVKPMGIVEGPYRGKPNPHAWMSPSAALIYVDNIRDAFAKYDSSNAATYKANAEAYKQKISAAIAPIQAKLSAIPPERRWLVSSEGAFSYLARDFGLKELYLWPINADQQGTPQQVRKVIDAVRANKISVVFSESTISPDPARQVARETGAKYGGVLYVDSLSAADGKVPTYIDLLRVTSETIANGLAQ; encoded by the coding sequence ATGTTTGATCGGGGCAGGCGCGCCGTCCTCACAACGGCTGCGGGGGCTGCGCTGCTCGGGCTGATGACGCAGGCAGCGTTCGCCCAGGCCAAGTTCAAGGCCGTCACGACCTTCACGGTGATCGCCGACATGGCGCGGAATGTTGCCGGCGACGCGGCAACCGTGGAGTCGATTACCAAGCCCGATGCTGAAATTCATAATTATCAGCCGACGCCCGGTGACATCCTGAAAGCGCAGGAGGCCAATCTCGTGCTCTGGAACGGGCTCAATCTCGAGCTCTGGTTCGAAAGGTTCTTCCAGCGGCTCAAAGGTGTCCCGGGCGTCGTGGTCTCGCAGGGCGTCAAGCCGATGGGAATCGTGGAGGGGCCCTACAGGGGCAAGCCCAACCCGCATGCCTGGATGTCGCCGAGCGCGGCGCTGATCTACGTCGACAACATCCGTGACGCTTTCGCAAAGTACGATTCTAGCAACGCCGCGACCTACAAGGCGAATGCCGAGGCGTACAAGCAGAAGATTTCGGCGGCGATTGCGCCGATCCAGGCGAAGCTCTCGGCGATTCCGCCGGAGCGCCGGTGGCTGGTGTCGAGCGAGGGCGCCTTCAGCTACCTCGCCCGCGACTTCGGCCTGAAGGAGCTTTATCTCTGGCCGATCAATGCGGACCAGCAGGGAACGCCGCAGCAGGTCCGCAAGGTGATCGATGCGGTACGCGCCAACAAGATCAGCGTCGTGTTTTCCGAAAGCACTATCTCGCCGGACCCGGCCAGGCAGGTTGCCCGCGAGACCGGGGCCAAATATGGTGGTGTTCTCTATGTGGACTCGCTCAGCGCCGCCGATGGCAAGGTTCCGACCTACATCGATCTCCTGCGCGTGACGTCCGAGACGATCGCAAACGGCCTCGCACAGTGA
- a CDS encoding manganese/iron ABC transporter ATP-binding protein, giving the protein MIDPFLNPASSDAGSGLSVRNATVTYRNGHTALRDATFKIPAGTITALVGVNGSGKSTLFKAIMGFVGLAAGEITILGQPVNAALKKNVVAYVPQSEDIDWNFPVLVEDVVMMGRYGHMNMMRIARAADHEAVDAALARVGMSDFRKRQIGELSGGQKKRVFLARALAQDGRVILLDEPFTGVDVNTEDAIVKLLRSLRDEGRVMLVSTHNLGSVPEFCDRTVLLNRTVLAYGPTVEIFTQANLEKTFGGVLRHFVLNESDGGQPRALDVITDDERAVIFQDGQATRRRSSSNDEDRG; this is encoded by the coding sequence ATGATCGATCCGTTCCTCAATCCCGCGTCCTCGGATGCGGGATCCGGGCTCAGCGTGAGAAATGCGACCGTCACCTATCGCAACGGTCACACCGCCTTGCGCGATGCGACTTTCAAAATCCCGGCAGGCACCATCACCGCGCTGGTCGGGGTCAACGGCAGCGGCAAATCCACCCTGTTCAAGGCGATCATGGGATTCGTCGGTCTCGCCGCAGGCGAGATCACGATACTCGGCCAACCGGTCAATGCCGCACTGAAAAAGAACGTGGTCGCCTACGTGCCGCAGAGCGAGGACATCGACTGGAATTTCCCGGTTCTGGTCGAGGACGTGGTGATGATGGGCCGCTATGGCCACATGAACATGATGCGCATCGCCAGGGCCGCGGATCATGAAGCGGTCGACGCAGCGCTTGCCCGCGTCGGCATGAGCGATTTCCGAAAGCGCCAGATCGGCGAACTCTCCGGCGGCCAGAAGAAGCGGGTATTCCTCGCCCGCGCGCTGGCCCAGGACGGGCGGGTGATCCTGCTCGACGAACCCTTCACCGGGGTCGACGTCAATACCGAAGACGCCATCGTCAAGCTGCTGCGTTCGCTGCGCGATGAAGGGCGGGTGATGCTGGTCTCCACGCACAATCTCGGCAGCGTGCCGGAATTCTGCGATCGCACCGTGCTGCTCAACCGCACCGTGCTCGCCTATGGACCCACGGTGGAGATTTTCACCCAGGCCAACCTTGAAAAGACCTTTGGCGGCGTCTTGCGGCATTTCGTGCTGAACGAAAGCGACGGCGGCCAGCCGCGTGCGCTCGATGTGATCACGGATGACGAGCGCGCGGTGATCTTCCAGGACGGCCAGGCGACCCGGCGCAGATCGTCCTCGAACGACGAGGATCGCGGCTGA
- a CDS encoding metal ABC transporter permease: protein MSPLLEPFSYGYMVNAMWVSALVGGVCAFLSCYLMLKGWSLIGDALSHAIVPGVAGAYMLGLPFSIGAFFSGGLAAAAMLFLNQRTKLKEDAIIGLIFSSFFGLGLFMVSLSPTSVNIQTIVLGNILAITPEDTLQLAIIGFVSFAVLIVKWKDLMVTFFDETHARSIGLKTTALKIMFFTLLSASTVAALQTVGAFLVIAMVVTPGATAYLLTDRFPRLLVISVAVGSTTSFVGAYASYFLDGATGGIIVVLQTLTFLAVFLLAPKHGMLASRRRAIQALDAGP, encoded by the coding sequence ATGTCCCCGTTGCTAGAACCCTTCAGCTACGGATACATGGTCAATGCCATGTGGGTCTCCGCGCTGGTCGGCGGGGTCTGCGCATTCCTCTCCTGTTATCTGATGCTGAAGGGCTGGTCGCTGATCGGCGACGCGCTTTCGCATGCCATCGTGCCCGGTGTCGCCGGCGCCTACATGCTCGGCCTGCCGTTTTCCATCGGCGCCTTCTTCTCGGGCGGCCTTGCGGCGGCCGCCATGCTTTTCCTCAACCAGCGCACCAAGCTGAAGGAAGACGCCATCATCGGCCTGATTTTTTCTTCGTTTTTCGGCCTCGGGCTTTTCATGGTGTCGCTTTCGCCGACCTCGGTCAACATCCAGACCATCGTGCTCGGCAACATCCTGGCGATCACCCCGGAAGACACGCTGCAGCTCGCCATCATCGGCTTCGTCTCGTTCGCCGTCCTGATCGTCAAGTGGAAGGATCTGATGGTTACCTTCTTCGACGAGACCCACGCCCGCTCGATCGGGCTCAAGACGACCGCGCTCAAGATCATGTTTTTCACGCTGCTGTCCGCCTCGACGGTCGCGGCGCTGCAGACGGTCGGAGCCTTCCTCGTCATCGCCATGGTGGTGACGCCCGGTGCCACCGCCTATCTGCTGACCGACCGCTTTCCGCGCCTGCTCGTGATCAGCGTAGCCGTCGGATCCACGACGAGCTTCGTCGGCGCCTATGCCAGCTACTTCCTCGACGGCGCGACCGGCGGAATCATCGTGGTGCTGCAGACGCTGACCTTCCTCGCGGTCTTCCTGCTCGCCCCCAAGCACGGGATGCTGGCGTCGCGCCGCCGCGCGATCCAGGCCCTGGATGCAGGCCCATGA
- a CDS encoding metal ABC transporter permease — translation MTLLDTLLQPFTLEFMRYALIISVLVAIPTALLSCFLVLKGWSLMGDAISHAVFPGVVIAYIVGIPYAIGAFAAGMICALATGFLKENSRIKQDTVMGVVFSGMFGLGLVLYVKIQSDVHLDHILFGDMLGVGLGDIAETGIIAAIATGIIVIKWRDLLLHAFDPAQARAIGLPVRLLHYGLLAILSLTIVGALKAVGIILAIAMLISPGAIAFLMTRKFSAMLAISVMVAVFASFLGVYLSFFIDSAPAPTIVLLMTIAFIAAFVFVASRAARLQRHEAALAAEPNDP, via the coding sequence ATGACGCTGCTCGATACATTGCTGCAGCCCTTCACGCTCGAGTTCATGCGCTATGCGCTGATCATCTCGGTGCTGGTCGCGATCCCGACCGCGCTCCTCTCCTGCTTCCTCGTCCTCAAGGGCTGGTCGCTGATGGGTGACGCGATCTCGCATGCCGTGTTTCCCGGAGTCGTGATCGCCTACATCGTCGGAATTCCCTATGCCATCGGCGCCTTCGCGGCCGGCATGATCTGCGCGCTGGCGACCGGCTTCCTCAAGGAGAACAGCCGTATCAAGCAGGATACCGTGATGGGGGTCGTATTCTCCGGCATGTTCGGGCTGGGGCTCGTGCTCTACGTCAAGATCCAGAGCGACGTGCATCTCGATCACATCCTGTTCGGCGACATGCTGGGGGTGGGTCTCGGCGACATCGCCGAAACCGGAATCATCGCGGCCATTGCGACCGGCATCATCGTCATCAAATGGCGGGACCTGCTGCTGCACGCGTTCGACCCGGCGCAAGCGAGAGCGATCGGACTGCCGGTCCGGCTGCTGCACTACGGATTGCTCGCGATCCTTTCCCTGACCATCGTCGGCGCCTTGAAGGCCGTCGGCATCATCCTCGCCATCGCCATGCTGATTTCCCCGGGAGCCATCGCCTTCCTGATGACGCGCAAATTCAGCGCCATGCTGGCGATCTCCGTCATGGTCGCGGTGTTCGCGTCATTCCTCGGGGTCTATCTTTCCTTCTTCATCGACAGCGCGCCGGCGCCGACCATCGTCCTGCTGATGACCATCGCCTTCATTGCCGCCTTCGTCTTCGTGGCGAGCAGGGCCGCAAGGCTGCAACGGCATGAGGCCGCGCTGGCGGCAGAGCCGAACGACCCCTGA
- a CDS encoding RNA polymerase sigma factor produces the protein MTAADIHRAILAVWRIEQPRLITGLSRMLRDVTLAEDLTQEALVAALEHWPVTGVPEKPGAWLMASAKRRALDDLRRRNMLARKHAMLVRDLEQEQQAMPDFDAALDDDIGDELLRLIFTACHPKLSREARAALALRMICGLTTEEIARAFLQPEATVAQRIVRAKRTLSDSGLAYETPRGKELSERLASVLEVVYLIFNEGYTAASGDEWLRPQLCNDALRMGRVLTQLAPQEPEAHGLLALMELNASRVAARTDAAGDPILLMDQNRALWDRLQIRRGLSALDRAHALSGGPGFYALQAAIVACHATAATPDETQWPRIADLYGRLASLVRSPVIELNRAVAIGMAEGPAVALAIVDGLAGERALKNYHLLESVRGDLLCKLGRPAEARAAFETAAALAGNKREQELLRRRAAEANAPDRGPLRARN, from the coding sequence ATGACAGCCGCCGACATCCATCGCGCCATCCTGGCGGTCTGGCGCATCGAGCAACCGCGCCTGATCACGGGCCTGTCCCGGATGCTGCGCGATGTGACGCTTGCGGAAGATCTGACCCAGGAAGCGCTGGTGGCGGCACTGGAGCACTGGCCCGTCACCGGCGTCCCGGAAAAGCCGGGCGCATGGCTGATGGCATCAGCCAAACGACGCGCGCTGGATGATCTGCGCCGCCGCAACATGCTCGCGCGCAAGCACGCCATGCTGGTCCGCGACCTCGAGCAGGAGCAGCAGGCGATGCCCGATTTCGACGCGGCGCTCGACGACGACATCGGCGACGAACTGCTGCGGCTGATCTTCACAGCCTGCCACCCAAAACTGTCGCGCGAGGCACGCGCCGCATTGGCGCTGCGGATGATCTGCGGCTTGACCACGGAAGAAATCGCGCGCGCCTTCCTTCAGCCGGAGGCGACCGTCGCCCAGCGCATCGTGCGCGCCAAGCGGACATTATCGGACTCCGGGCTCGCCTACGAAACGCCGCGTGGCAAAGAACTTTCGGAACGGCTCGCCTCTGTGCTGGAAGTTGTCTACCTCATCTTCAACGAGGGCTACACGGCCGCAAGCGGCGATGAATGGCTGCGGCCGCAGCTCTGCAACGACGCGCTGCGCATGGGTCGCGTGCTGACGCAGCTCGCGCCGCAGGAGCCTGAAGCCCACGGCCTGCTCGCGCTGATGGAACTGAACGCTTCGCGCGTCGCCGCGCGTACCGATGCTGCCGGCGATCCCATACTGCTGATGGACCAGAACCGGGCGCTGTGGGACCGGCTGCAGATCCGGCGTGGGCTATCGGCGCTGGATCGCGCGCACGCACTCTCTGGCGGGCCAGGATTCTACGCCCTGCAGGCGGCGATCGTCGCCTGTCACGCCACAGCTGCCACACCCGATGAAACGCAATGGCCGCGCATCGCCGACCTCTATGGCCGGCTCGCGAGCCTGGTGCGCTCGCCGGTCATCGAGCTCAACCGCGCAGTGGCGATCGGCATGGCCGAGGGACCGGCGGTCGCGCTTGCAATCGTCGACGGATTGGCGGGCGAGCGCGCCCTGAAGAACTATCATCTGCTCGAAAGCGTGCGCGGCGATCTGCTGTGCAAGCTCGGCCGCCCCGCCGAAGCGCGCGCCGCGTTCGAGACCGCTGCCGCGCTCGCGGGAAATAAACGTGAACAGGAATTATTGAGACGTCGCGCCGCCGAGGCGAACGCGCCGGATCGAGGGCCGCTTCGCGCGCGGAACTGA